The Deltaproteobacteria bacterium DNA window TCGGCCCGCGCCAGCCCGGCCAGGCCGTGGAAGTCCTCCCATTGCCCGGCGGCGATGGGGATGGAGGTGTGGCGCCGGAGCGCCGCCAACCGCTCCGGATCGTTCCGCAACAGAGGCTCCTCGAACCACATGAGGTTGTAGGGCTCCAGCCGCTTGCACCAGCGCAGCGCGGCGTCGTAGCGCAGCAGGCAGGCCGCGTCCACCATCAACTCCACCTCGTTTCCCACCGCTTCGCGCACCGCCCGCACCCGGCGCTCGTCCTCCGCCGGGTCGTCCTCCCGGTGGACGCCGCTGGCCCCGCGCATGTCCATCTCGCCGCGCATGTTGAGGCGTCCCACCATCAGCTTGAGGCGCTTGTGGCCTTGGCTGACCCAGTGCCGCGCGGCGTCCACCAGGGCGTCCCGGCCGTAGCTCCGGACACCGAAGGTGAAGTAGCTGGGAACCGACGGCTGCGCCCCGCCCAACAAGCGCCACACCGGCTGATCGTAGAGCTTGCCCTTGATGTCCCACAGCGCCACGTCGATGGCGCTCACCGCGCCGTTCCACACACCCGACTCGGCCCGCGGGTTGAAACGCCAGCGCATCTCGTGCATCAGGCGCTCGTTCTCCAGCGGGTCCCGCCCAACGAGGAAAGGCGTGAGGTCCGTCTCGATGAACCGCAGGATGGCGGAGCCGGGACCGTGGCCTATCTCGGCGGTGCCGGTCAGGCCCTGGTCGGTCTCTACCCACACCAGGTCAACGGAGGCGGTCCGCCGTTCGTGGAAAGGCAGATCCAGCGGAATGTTCGAGAGCCGCCGGGTCTTGATGGCTGTGATCTTCATGGTGTCGAGTCTCCGTTGGTGACCATGGGCTGTCGTCCGCCCATGATGGGTCCGATTAATCCTTACTCCGCGTCGAAAACCTGGTGCCGCATGAACACTTCCGCGTCCCGTGCCAGAAAGAACACCAGCCGGACCTCCCGGATGGACGGGTGGGCACCCAGGGAGTCCTGGATCGCCCGGGACGACACCGCGGCCGCCTCGTCCATCGGGTAGCCG harbors:
- a CDS encoding mandelate racemase/muconate lactonizing enzyme family protein; translation: MKITAIKTRRLSNIPLDLPFHERRTASVDLVWVETDQGLTGTAEIGHGPGSAILRFIETDLTPFLVGRDPLENERLMHEMRWRFNPRAESGVWNGAVSAIDVALWDIKGKLYDQPVWRLLGGAQPSVPSYFTFGVRSYGRDALVDAARHWVSQGHKRLKLMVGRLNMRGEMDMRGASGVHREDDPAEDERRVRAVREAVGNEVELMVDAACLLRYDAALRWCKRLEPYNLMWFEEPLLRNDPERLAALRRHTSIPIAAGQWEDFHGLAGLARADAVDFLNIQVGSVGGFTMGMKAAAVAQAFDLPIGNGAYYDMNLHAAVPNGWRTEFHVNDWHMAKTLYKDPPAPEDGWLTLPETPGHGMVLNEDAVREYAGD